A region of uncultured Carboxylicivirga sp. DNA encodes the following proteins:
- a CDS encoding SusE domain-containing protein — protein sequence MKKITGYIHSLLILLLVVSCNETTDYFTLESPIDQMHLEASADNLVLEKVDETKEVITFNWNEATDRNIDSDLVYYFRMYHAEMNNLQSELIRVGKDTYSLSLTVRELNNVLKAWQVIPGDVATIEAEVLAVAEDAPQYLKPEISTTQFNVVGYDPSNKLYLTIESTNGQKRNVEMNNLGGDIYNWKGELNECNFWFVRNSEKGFPAYMKGENENSIIYSSEGEGEKFEADRLGAYDITVYLADETVDITMSPINRLYLITSKDGIETVTSLSEFDQGTDIYYLRNEFEEGTTFRFVRNEDVTWPAYVPGIDETTLETKDEGAQMFSVNKTATYVMTVNMNDLSLLFLDVYVSPTGVIAVVGDAITDAQWDAGRAVNNCSLTQKDIINHPEIISYTGSFEYHSSGTENSFKFVGNPYWGDGLFAEIANANPFNENEQGVTTDGSGDRKWRLPDNFENGIYKLEMNLHTMKISLIKQ from the coding sequence ATGAAAAAGATAACAGGATATATACATTCATTACTAATACTATTGTTAGTAGTTAGTTGTAATGAAACTACTGATTATTTCACGCTGGAGTCTCCAATTGATCAAATGCATCTTGAAGCATCAGCCGACAATCTTGTATTGGAAAAGGTGGATGAAACAAAAGAGGTGATTACCTTTAACTGGAATGAGGCAACGGACCGTAATATCGATTCAGATCTGGTCTATTATTTCAGAATGTATCACGCCGAAATGAATAACTTGCAGAGTGAGTTGATTCGCGTAGGAAAGGACACCTATTCACTATCATTGACTGTTCGTGAATTGAACAATGTGTTAAAAGCATGGCAAGTGATACCTGGTGATGTTGCAACAATTGAGGCAGAAGTTTTAGCTGTAGCAGAAGATGCGCCACAATATTTAAAACCTGAAATATCAACCACTCAGTTTAATGTTGTAGGGTACGATCCTTCCAATAAGTTGTATCTGACAATAGAATCCACTAATGGTCAAAAACGTAATGTTGAAATGAATAACCTTGGAGGTGATATATATAACTGGAAAGGAGAATTGAATGAATGTAATTTTTGGTTTGTAAGAAACTCTGAGAAAGGATTCCCGGCTTATATGAAAGGTGAGAATGAAAATTCGATTATTTACTCAAGTGAAGGGGAAGGAGAGAAGTTTGAGGCTGATCGATTAGGGGCATATGATATTACTGTATATCTGGCAGATGAAACAGTTGATATTACCATGTCACCAATTAATCGATTGTATTTAATTACTTCTAAAGATGGAATAGAAACGGTAACATCATTGAGTGAGTTCGATCAAGGTACAGATATATACTATCTTCGAAATGAATTCGAAGAAGGTACAACATTTAGGTTTGTTCGTAATGAAGATGTTACGTGGCCAGCTTATGTGCCAGGAATTGATGAAACAACTCTTGAAACAAAAGATGAAGGTGCACAGATGTTTTCAGTAAATAAAACAGCTACGTATGTGATGACTGTAAATATGAATGATTTATCCTTACTATTTTTAGATGTCTATGTTTCTCCTACCGGAGTTATTGCAGTGGTAGGTGATGCAATTACAGATGCTCAATGGGATGCCGGAAGAGCTGTAAATAATTGCAGTTTAACGCAGAAAGATATAATAAATCATCCTGAAATAATCAGTTATACAGGTAGTTTTGAATATCATTCATCGGGAACTGAAAACTCATTTAAGTTTGTTGGAAACCCATATTGGGGAGACGGATTGTTTGCAGAAATAGCAAATGCAAATCCGTTTAATGAGAATGAGCAAGGTGTAACAACAGATGGTTCAGGTGATAGAAAATGGAGGCTTCCAGATAATTTTGAAAACGGTATCTATAAACTGGAGATGAATCTTCATACAATGAAAATAAGCCTAATTAAGCAGTAA
- a CDS encoding SusF/SusE family outer membrane protein produces the protein MKTFYIKRALLTLVATIFLSSLIAQPDHVYLIGGPLNKNNPNWLLEHKIELTKDESNPSIFYFKGYLAYNWRGDERGNIKFLISDSWSDAFHPNSDVNIPLSGTTSMSQDSRDVKWFIPEDRSGDGYYELTLDTDLMTLTVDLFRPDLNPEKIFIVGESMPCGWDNTNPEVMERTNPEEAIYTWTGVMGVGNFKFLHPLSIGNWDFSYAATTANEPVNLGTPHDLVFEVRDSENTPFDDFKFIMNETAECTITVDLVNKTMTVIKNSEVNAQELWITGSAIPGGIAKLSSDNIDPVNNYHYNGELLLGEFKFRTTENIDATTQYYVPTSSSDAISEDISISLTSDETAQGWSVTQADNMYKVKLNILSEKYKGSILMVDQVYIVGGVTAVGWDAGRSIELTRGTGSESNIFTFDGDLTINTEISEGNSFKFLLQKDWNPKSFHPQFAYESITDAKFYTENHSSDFKWIVEENKQGHYIIKLDVLEETVQAIYNPDTPNSVTETELKTEILVIEGGIIVKSESGSKKSIEIINLIGNRIANKLFNYNTEVKLKRGIYIVKIIDENSDSLVKKVSIN, from the coding sequence ATGAAAACATTTTACATTAAAAGGGCCTTACTTACACTAGTGGCTACAATTTTTCTAAGTTCATTAATTGCCCAACCAGATCATGTGTATTTAATTGGAGGGCCGTTAAACAAGAACAATCCTAATTGGTTACTCGAACATAAGATTGAACTAACAAAAGATGAATCGAATCCTTCAATCTTTTATTTCAAAGGTTATTTAGCTTATAATTGGAGAGGAGATGAAAGAGGCAATATAAAATTCTTAATATCTGACAGCTGGAGTGATGCCTTCCACCCAAACAGTGATGTTAACATTCCTTTATCCGGCACAACCTCTATGAGTCAAGACAGCAGAGATGTTAAGTGGTTTATTCCTGAAGACAGAAGTGGCGATGGATATTATGAGTTGACTCTTGATACAGATCTAATGACTTTAACTGTTGATTTATTTCGACCAGACCTCAATCCAGAAAAAATTTTTATCGTTGGAGAAAGTATGCCATGTGGTTGGGATAATACAAACCCAGAGGTAATGGAAAGAACTAATCCAGAGGAAGCTATTTACACATGGACTGGTGTTATGGGTGTTGGCAATTTCAAATTTTTACATCCTTTAAGTATTGGCAATTGGGATTTTTCCTATGCAGCAACAACCGCCAATGAACCAGTAAATCTTGGCACTCCTCATGATTTGGTCTTTGAAGTACGAGATTCAGAGAACACTCCCTTTGATGACTTTAAATTCATTATGAATGAGACAGCCGAATGCACAATTACTGTTGATTTAGTTAATAAGACGATGACAGTAATTAAGAATAGTGAAGTAAATGCTCAGGAATTATGGATCACAGGATCTGCAATTCCGGGTGGCATAGCTAAACTTTCAAGTGATAACATCGATCCGGTTAATAATTACCATTACAATGGAGAACTATTATTAGGTGAATTTAAATTTAGAACAACTGAAAATATTGATGCAACAACCCAATACTATGTACCAACCAGCTCTAGTGATGCTATATCAGAAGATATTAGTATTAGTTTAACTTCTGATGAAACTGCACAAGGATGGTCTGTAACACAAGCTGATAACATGTATAAAGTCAAATTAAATATTCTTTCTGAAAAATATAAAGGTTCAATCTTAATGGTCGACCAGGTGTATATAGTTGGAGGGGTAACTGCAGTTGGATGGGATGCAGGAAGATCCATTGAACTAACAAGAGGTACTGGCAGTGAATCAAACATATTTACATTTGATGGAGATTTAACGATTAACACGGAAATATCCGAAGGAAATTCTTTTAAATTTCTATTACAAAAAGATTGGAATCCCAAAAGCTTTCATCCTCAGTTCGCATACGAATCAATAACAGACGCTAAGTTTTATACAGAAAATCATTCTAGCGATTTCAAATGGATTGTGGAAGAAAACAAACAAGGACATTATATCATAAAACTTGATGTTTTAGAGGAAACAGTACAAGCTATATATAACCCTGATACACCCAATAGTGTTACTGAAACAGAATTAAAGACAGAAATACTCGTAATCGAGGGTGGCATTATAGTTAAAAGCGAATCTGGTTCAAAAAAATCTATTGAGATAATTAATTTAATTGGAAATAGAATAGCTAATAAACTATTTAATTACAATACCGAAGTTAAATTGAAAAGAGGAATTTATATAGTGAAAATAATTGATGAAAATTCTGATTCTTTAGTAAAAAAGGTAAGTATTAATTAA